Proteins encoded by one window of Lycium barbarum isolate Lr01 chromosome 11, ASM1917538v2, whole genome shotgun sequence:
- the LOC132620015 gene encoding probable disease resistance protein At4g27220, which produces MHDVVRDFAIYIASKEKHGFMVRAGHNLNEWPRRESFSQKSAISLMSNDIHVLPRDVHCPNLQILLLGENEGLEQIPENFFIQMKMLQVLDLSERVGVHSLKPRYGLVPNATRKIPRPLRFPSSVKVLTSLRTLRLDRCKLGDVSSLGRLRSLEILSLSGSSIRELPNEFRDLVNLRLLDLSFCGYLQKIPENLISHLVQLEELYMGGSFQLWKLADGSVEGSGQACLSELMSLPHLNILCVEVSTLLAFPENFYLPSIHKFEITIKVTGFGRTPYYHASSAPDLREIKTGIPNGMKHMLQFTEELTMFCACKEILKSIFDVKGGLYHLKALEITASEDITYLVDEVLHSDASVILGALEKLHLRNLKKLCTLSIRSIKAGSFQNLQILKVDICHNLSILLGTELLQRLSSIEEVDVYLCNI; this is translated from the exons ATGCACGATGTTGTTCGTGACTTTGCTATATATATAGCGTCTAAAGAGAAGCATGGCTTCATGGTAAGAGCTGGTCACAATTTGAACGAGTGGCCACGAAGGGAGTCATTCAGCCAAAAATCAGCTATTTCGTTGATGAGCAATGATATTCATGTGCTCCCAAGGGATGTACATTGTCCCAATCTTCAAATTTTACTGCTTGGAGAAAATGAAGGTCTCGAACAGATACCAGAGAACTTTTTTATACAGATGAAAATGCTACAGGTTTTGGATTTAAGTGAAAGGGTTGGTGTCCATTCGCTAAAGCCTCGGTATGGTTTAGTCCCTAATGCCACTAGAAAAATTCCACGTCCTCTCAGATTTCCATCATCAGTTAAAGTTCTCACAAGCCTGCGAACTTTACGTTTAGACCGCTGCAAGTTAGGTGATGTATCTAGCCTTGGCAGATTGAGGAGCCTGGAGATTTTGAGTTTATCCGGGTCCTCTATCAGAGAACTTCCAAATGAATTTCGGGACTTGGTTAATTTGAGGCTGTTGGACTTGTCATTCTGTGGGTACCTTCAGAAAATCCCTGAGAACTTGATATCACACCTTGTCCAGTTAGAAGAACTTTATATGGGTGGGAGCTTTCAATTGTGGAAGCTAGCAGATGGATCTGTTGAAGGGAGTGGACAAGCATGCTTGTCTGAGCTAATGTCACTGCCCCACTTAAACATTTTGTGTGTGGAAGTCTCCACCCTTCTAGCATTCCCTGAGAACTTCTATCTTCCTAGCATACATAAGTTTGAGATAACG AtcaaagttactgggttcggccgCACCCCCTATTACCatgctagctccgcccctgatcTTAGAGAGATAAAAACTGGTATACCAAATGGAATGAAACATATGCTTCAATTCACAGAGGAGTTGACAATGTTCTGTGCATGCAAGGAAATACTGAAAAGTATCTTTGATGTCAAAGGGGGTTTATATCACTTGAAAGCTCTTGAAATAACTGCCAGTGAAGACATTACCTATCTCGTCGATGAGGTTCTTCATAGCGATGCATCTGTAATTTTAGGAGCTTTGGAGAAACTACATCTTCGGAATCTCAAGAAGCTATGTACACTTTCTATCCGCTCAATTAAAGCAGGTTCCTTCCAGAATCTGCAGATTCTAAAGGTTGATATTTGTCATAATTTAAGTATTCTACTTGGAACTGAGTTGCTCCAGAGACTATCAAGTATAGAAGAAGTTGATGTGTATTTGTGTAACATCTGA